The following proteins come from a genomic window of Cuculus canorus isolate bCucCan1 chromosome 29, bCucCan1.pri, whole genome shotgun sequence:
- the LOC128849451 gene encoding translation initiation factor IF-2-like — protein MRREGARHGGRGAVHGSGREVLCLVSPFTPPANPGRAPASPRASPPEPPGSASCALRNDTNEEQNNERTNRKRTPKTLRTGPITPALKPRGERPSRPPRLPHLPTCPKHNTGGRHGGWGQQNPLPIRRGSGTRRWVPTRPRAGSHGGSVPIPVLSRQLLALPAPLPALCPGAAGRCRRILACVRCAGSRCCAAAVTDGTGGALVLRDGWKHNRDRRSLSMSGTVPAPPRRCPSPPAPRWDAALPGERGAPEGTEGGRGGSFPSGCAIRGSGAAPEPPPPHGTAPRHRPTAAGRGARGPKCFGARWGARGSARPGFGTAGAPGARSRGPKCYGRRCPLSATRVRPCRAERPWGDSRGEPRGKCWGPPGGAHGSVVAPGLAVASVRRERNQTRPSAGAGGGCAACAEFLLGWSLRAAAAETGGDPNPVLAAPSEDPHPSGSARATSDAAAVAALRRLRAEGAPPEPQWVPGWVVRGAGGAEGFRRRPGG, from the exons ATGCGGCGTGAAGGCGCGCGGCACGGGGGCCGTGGGGCCGTCCATGGGAGCGGGCGCGAAG TGCTGTGTTTGGTCTCACCATTCACCCCTCCCGCCAATCCCGGCCGCGCTCCGGCCTCACCGCGTGCGTcccccccggagccccccgGCAGCGCCTCCTGTGCCCTCCGGAACGACACAAACGAGGAACAAAACAACGAACGAACGAACAGAAAAAGAACCCCTAAGACGTTACGCACAGGACCAATTACACcg GCTCTGAAGCCCCGGGGCGAGCGCCCATCGCGTCCCCCGCGCCTTCCCCATCTCCCAACGTGCCCCAAACACAACACCGGTGGCCGCCATGGGGGTTGGGGACAGCAGAACCCCCTCCCCATCCGTCGGGGCTCCGGCACGCGCCGGTGGGTCCCAACCAGACCCCGAGCGGGGTCCCATGGTGGCTCCGTGCCCATCCCAGTCCTTTccaggcagctcctggctcTCCCGGCTCCGCTGCCGGCGCTGTGTCCCGGTGCCGCCGGACGGTGCCGGCGCATCCTCGCCTGTGTCCGGTGCGCGGGGTCTCGGTGCTGCGCGGCCGCGGTGACGGATGGAACCGGAGGAGCCCTCGTCCTCCGTGATGGATGGAAGCACAACAGGGACCGGCGAAGCCTTTCCATGAGCGGCACCGTCCCGGCACCACCACGGCGTTGCCCTTCTCCTCCGGCTCCACGGTGGGACGCGGCGCTGCCGGGGGAACGCGGCGCCCCAGAAGGCACTGAAGGTGGGAGAGGGGGTTCGTTCCCCTCCGGCTGCGCCATCCGTGGATCCGGTGCAGCGCCAGAGCCGCCACCGCCCCACGGCACCGCCCCACGGCACCGCCCCACGGCGGCGGGACGTGGCGCGAGGGGCCCTAAGTGCTTCGGCGCCCGTTGGGGCGCTCGGGGTTCGGCACGGCCGGGATTCGGCACCGCCGGCGCCCCGGGAGCGCGGAGCCGGGGGCCCAAGTGCTACGGCCGGCGGTGCCCCCTAAGTGCTACGCGGGTGCGGCCGTGCCGGGCGGAGCGGCCGTGGGGTGACTCCCGCGGGGAGCCCCGGGGTAAGTGCTGGGGTCCTCCCGGGGGAGCCCACGGTTCCGTCGTGGCGCCGGGGTTGGCGGTTGCGTCGGTGCGGCGCGAGCGGAACCAAACCCGTCCCAGCGCCGGGGCGGGAGGCGGATGTGCCGCGTGCGCGGAATTCCTCCTTGGATGGAGTCTCCGGGCTGCGGCCGCCGAAACTGGGGGAGACCCCAACCCCGTCCTCGCCGCACCGAGCGAGGATCCCCATCCCTCCGGCAGCGCCCGCGCCACATCCGAcgcggcggcggtggcggctCTGCGGCGTCTCCGGGCTGAAGGAGCCCCTCCGGAGCCGCAGTGGGTGCCGGGGTGGGTGGTGAGGGGCGCGGGGGGAGCCGAGGGCTTCCGCCGCCGCCCGGGAGGGtga